The Desulfosporosinus acidiphilus SJ4 genome has a window encoding:
- a CDS encoding SIR2 family protein has translation MLNAWGYTLVIFSNSSRLTFIIGSGMMLVHDKKLTFTELMNYNVDNQGVFDSILENIHSLIPFVGAGLSAFVYPNWHKFLEDIFKKISSPENDEYFIKLLNEYKYEEAATLLKYERGNANFFDDIKQTFGSNKLNDITLNQEFHKQAVYLLPFLFKGLLITTNFDQVLEKTYNLNGIPFNSIGHPGHNEMLNWALRTQNQTTLYKFHGDISEVGKLVLTKESYDYYYNPSGDLVRELSKCFKQRSMLFLGCSLNTDRTMTVLEKTLEDGFVNYAIIDSDAQNIREKSRKLANKGIRAILYPKGQHGSVRMILEGLLERMNKTAFQRLTYYENQIHNKVDNRFVYTAESVGFFGREEEIKRLIEFCTADLGDHYVKWWAITGAGGSGKSRLAYEVRKELVSKNWDVIIPKQYDFNGLQKISENLNKNTLFILDYVYAYAKDIGKWFEVLYNTPSTIVKRIILIERDGTNIINSSWVNLMKDGTISSRTIDDTCYQKNFLFLNNLESKAILRIMLDFAKNYNKSLSDYSVSILYKILQDIDPELSRPLYALFLVDAFLENKNPLKWKRNDVLNYIIERETKRYQNELNFISNDQKFKKAFLRIKVLATILRGLNIQTEALNFCNNDWQVLCSKSENYDSTEEMLLDTNLIRKDNVNDYIFTPINPDLIGEYFVLSELLKEKKNNVENIINNSWKKPVEAFQFFSKLFIDYIDIMHERKDLIKLMIEPILEENNIFQEGLFSLFLVHLTLVADKSIIESVIVKLRALAKRYKHNAIFLKRLANGLSNLTDKQDELGAMASVAELRLLVKKYPDIADIVISYANGLVNLSVKQDVTGANTTVTELRALLNEYDNIIWLAVALARGLNNLSIKQNEIGASSTVGELKILANNYPYLSEIVVEFSKGLLNLTTLLNKNDALLAVNELGDLIKKYPQNIDVIVGYAKGLANLVIKQDETGSMSTINELKALINEYSNIEGVIGELARGLLNLSVKQDESKVTETIAELKALLKEHCDNKIVIKCFASGLANQSRKQDEEGVAATTTELRLLAHEYPENVNIKECLAKTLNNLANKQDETGATITVTELKELVEEYSDNQEILVSYIYGLNNLSIKQDVAALTITINTLRSMKNKYPNNIEVIKSLANALLNLSYKEDNETVLVMTIAELRKLVATYSYNMEVVVYLAQGLVNLLARQNEVSAKDTIEEIKMLAFKYPDNENIIVALANGLFNMCYKQNEVDGTVTVNEIRALAKKYSHIVEVIGMLARALNNLLAKQNELNALITIAEIKVLFQKYPNIDEVVLALARGLFNLSSLQNEKDANITISELQELAKMYPTNYDINEILLEINQG, from the coding sequence ATGTTGAATGCTTGGGGATATACTTTAGTGATTTTCTCAAACTCAAGTAGATTAACATTTATAATTGGAAGTGGAATGATGTTAGTACATGATAAAAAATTAACATTTACTGAACTAATGAATTATAACGTAGATAATCAAGGAGTTTTTGATTCTATTTTAGAGAATATTCATTCACTTATACCTTTTGTAGGGGCTGGCCTTTCTGCTTTTGTTTATCCGAATTGGCACAAGTTCCTTGAAGATATTTTTAAAAAGATTTCTAGTCCTGAAAATGATGAGTATTTCATTAAGTTACTCAACGAATATAAATACGAAGAAGCAGCTACTCTTCTTAAATATGAACGTGGAAATGCTAATTTTTTTGATGATATTAAACAGACCTTTGGCAGTAATAAACTAAATGATATTACTCTTAATCAAGAATTTCACAAACAAGCAGTGTATCTATTGCCATTTTTATTTAAAGGTCTTCTTATAACAACCAATTTTGATCAAGTTCTTGAAAAAACCTATAATTTGAATGGTATTCCATTTAATTCAATAGGTCACCCAGGGCATAATGAAATGCTTAATTGGGCTTTAAGAACTCAAAATCAAACAACGCTATATAAGTTTCATGGCGACATATCAGAAGTAGGCAAATTAGTATTAACTAAAGAAAGCTACGATTATTATTATAATCCATCAGGCGATTTGGTTCGTGAACTAAGTAAATGCTTTAAACAGAGAAGTATGTTATTTCTAGGTTGTAGCTTAAATACCGATCGAACCATGACTGTTCTTGAAAAAACGTTAGAAGATGGTTTTGTAAATTATGCAATTATTGACTCTGACGCTCAAAATATTAGAGAAAAATCGCGTAAACTGGCTAACAAAGGTATCCGTGCTATTCTATATCCTAAAGGACAACATGGTTCAGTCCGTATGATACTTGAAGGATTACTCGAAAGAATGAATAAAACAGCCTTTCAAAGATTAACTTATTACGAAAATCAAATTCACAATAAAGTTGATAATCGATTTGTTTATACCGCTGAGTCCGTTGGTTTTTTTGGTCGTGAAGAAGAAATAAAAAGGTTAATTGAATTCTGTACTGCTGATTTAGGTGACCATTATGTAAAATGGTGGGCCATAACAGGTGCTGGGGGAAGCGGCAAAAGCAGATTAGCATATGAGGTTCGAAAAGAATTAGTCTCAAAGAATTGGGATGTAATTATTCCAAAACAGTATGATTTTAACGGATTGCAGAAAATTTCAGAAAACCTTAATAAAAATACATTGTTTATTCTTGATTATGTATATGCCTATGCCAAGGATATTGGTAAGTGGTTCGAGGTTTTGTATAATACTCCAAGCACTATAGTAAAACGCATTATTCTAATTGAGCGTGACGGAACTAATATTATTAACTCTTCTTGGGTAAATCTAATGAAAGACGGTACAATTTCAAGTCGAACTATTGACGATACTTGTTACCAAAAAAATTTTTTATTTCTTAATAATTTGGAATCAAAAGCAATTCTAAGAATAATGTTAGATTTTGCCAAGAACTATAACAAATCATTATCCGATTATTCGGTAAGTATATTGTATAAGATACTTCAGGATATTGACCCAGAATTAAGCAGACCTTTATACGCTTTATTCTTAGTTGATGCATTCTTAGAAAACAAAAATCCATTAAAATGGAAACGAAATGATGTTTTAAATTATATTATTGAGAGAGAGACTAAGCGATATCAAAATGAATTAAATTTTATATCAAACGATCAAAAGTTTAAAAAAGCCTTTCTTCGAATTAAAGTATTGGCAACAATATTGCGCGGATTAAATATTCAAACAGAAGCGTTAAATTTTTGCAATAATGATTGGCAGGTTTTATGTAGTAAATCAGAAAATTACGATAGCACTGAGGAAATGTTGCTAGATACGAATTTGATTCGGAAAGATAATGTTAATGATTATATTTTCACACCTATTAATCCCGATTTAATAGGCGAATATTTTGTTCTTAGCGAATTACTAAAAGAAAAGAAGAATAATGTAGAAAATATTATAAATAATTCTTGGAAAAAACCCGTAGAAGCATTCCAATTCTTTAGTAAATTATTTATTGACTACATTGACATTATGCACGAAAGAAAAGACCTCATTAAATTAATGATTGAACCAATCCTTGAGGAAAACAATATCTTTCAAGAAGGGTTATTTTCGCTATTTTTAGTGCATTTAACTTTAGTAGCTGATAAGAGTATCATAGAGTCTGTAATTGTTAAACTCAGAGCACTGGCAAAAAGATACAAACATAATGCAATATTCCTTAAAAGGCTTGCAAATGGGTTGTCTAATTTAACTGATAAGCAAGATGAATTAGGTGCAATGGCTTCTGTAGCTGAACTGAGACTATTAGTAAAGAAATACCCTGATATTGCCGATATTGTGATCTCATATGCTAATGGACTTGTTAATTTATCGGTAAAACAAGATGTAACAGGTGCGAATACAACTGTGACGGAATTAAGAGCATTACTAAATGAATATGACAATATTATATGGCTTGCAGTAGCTCTTGCAAGAGGTTTAAATAATTTGTCTATAAAGCAGAATGAAATCGGTGCATCTTCTACTGTAGGTGAATTGAAAATATTAGCAAATAACTATCCTTATCTTTCAGAGATTGTGGTGGAATTTTCAAAAGGCCTATTAAATTTGACCACTTTGCTAAATAAAAATGATGCGTTATTGGCAGTAAATGAACTAGGTGATCTAATTAAGAAGTATCCCCAAAATATTGATGTGATAGTTGGATATGCAAAAGGGCTAGCAAATTTGGTAATCAAACAAGATGAAACAGGCTCGATGTCAACAATTAATGAGTTAAAAGCTTTGATAAATGAATATTCGAACATTGAGGGAGTTATCGGGGAACTTGCGAGAGGTTTACTTAATTTGTCTGTTAAGCAAGATGAGTCAAAGGTTACTGAAACAATTGCTGAACTAAAAGCATTGTTAAAAGAACACTGTGATAATAAAATAGTCATTAAGTGCTTTGCAAGCGGGTTGGCTAATCAATCTCGTAAGCAAGATGAAGAAGGTGTGGCTGCAACCACTACGGAATTAAGGCTTTTAGCTCATGAATATCCGGAAAATGTTAATATCAAAGAGTGTCTTGCAAAAACTTTGAATAATCTCGCTAATAAACAAGATGAAACCGGTGCAACCATAACCGTAACTGAGTTGAAGGAATTGGTAGAGGAGTACTCTGATAATCAGGAAATATTGGTTAGTTATATTTATGGACTAAATAATCTGTCTATTAAACAGGATGTAGCTGCCTTAACTATAACAATTAACACATTGAGATCTATGAAAAATAAGTACCCAAATAATATTGAGGTTATTAAATCGTTAGCAAATGCTCTTTTAAATTTGTCTTATAAAGAAGACAACGAAACGGTGTTAGTTATGACAATTGCCGAACTTAGAAAACTTGTTGCTACCTATAGCTACAACATGGAGGTAGTTGTATATTTGGCACAGGGCTTAGTTAATTTATTAGCTAGGCAAAATGAGGTAAGTGCAAAAGATACAATTGAAGAAATAAAAATGTTGGCTTTTAAATATCCGGACAATGAAAATATAATAGTTGCCTTGGCAAATGGGTTATTTAATATGTGTTATAAACAAAATGAAGTAGACGGAACAGTTACAGTTAATGAGATAAGAGCCTTAGCTAAAAAATATTCACATATTGTGGAAGTTATCGGAATGCTCGCAAGGGCCCTAAATAATTTATTGGCAAAACAAAATGAATTGAATGCATTAATTACAATTGCTGAAATTAAAGTGTTATTCCAAAAGTACCCCAATATCGATGAGGTTGTACTAGCCTTAGCAAGAGGGTTATTCAATTTGTCTAGTTTGCAAAATGAAAAAGATGCAAACATAACTATTTCAGAACTTCAAGAGTTAGCTAAAATGTATCCCACAAATTATGATATTAATGAAATTCTCTTAGAAATAAATCAAGGATAA